A DNA window from Pseudomonas sp. B21-056 contains the following coding sequences:
- a CDS encoding ABC transporter ATP-binding protein, with the protein MALSQTALPRTLASSTEARPRHENDATRANSITVEGVGLTFLNGHVGLKATSLEIPGGAFCTLLGPSGSGKTTLLRTIAGLISPTSGRIFIDGKDVTNLPVQARNIGFVFQNYALFPHMSVAENIEYPLRVHKWQINDRRTRVKEILDLIELSHAADRAVGELSGGQQQRVAIGRALAYRPSLLLLDEPMGALDRRLRQQLGEDLREVQQRTGITAVYVTHDQEEAFILSDKVAIMDQGSILQYASPTELYFRPRSRFVAKFLGEANVIEVGALNRRDDGTVLASTELGAIPVVAVVEHGPEGRLAVVIRPEEIQLSTRSDTSPEFATPVSVTIKRQLFLGSRSLITVSCPNHRELLVECVQSQIPPPGQPCWITWRNSAAVLVDN; encoded by the coding sequence ATGGCACTCTCGCAGACAGCGCTCCCGCGCACTCTCGCTTCCAGTACGGAGGCCAGGCCTAGACATGAAAACGATGCCACTCGCGCCAACAGCATCACGGTGGAAGGTGTTGGCCTGACCTTTCTCAATGGTCATGTCGGCTTGAAGGCGACGAGCCTCGAAATTCCCGGGGGGGCCTTTTGCACCCTTCTGGGGCCGTCAGGCTCAGGAAAAACCACCTTGCTACGGACAATTGCCGGGCTTATCTCACCCACCTCGGGTCGTATTTTCATTGACGGCAAGGACGTTACGAACCTGCCTGTTCAGGCTCGCAACATTGGATTTGTGTTCCAGAACTACGCGCTTTTCCCGCATATGAGCGTCGCAGAGAACATTGAATACCCACTCAGGGTGCATAAGTGGCAGATCAATGACCGAAGGACTCGCGTCAAGGAAATACTCGATCTCATCGAGTTGTCCCATGCAGCGGATCGCGCTGTCGGCGAACTCAGCGGCGGACAACAGCAACGTGTTGCTATCGGCCGTGCCCTGGCTTATCGCCCATCGTTGTTGCTGCTCGATGAACCGATGGGGGCACTGGACAGACGTCTTCGCCAGCAACTTGGGGAGGATCTTCGTGAAGTCCAGCAGCGCACCGGTATCACTGCGGTCTACGTCACCCATGACCAGGAAGAAGCGTTCATCCTTTCGGACAAGGTCGCCATCATGGATCAGGGCTCGATCCTTCAATACGCGAGCCCAACGGAGCTTTACTTCCGCCCACGATCTCGTTTTGTCGCCAAGTTCCTCGGAGAAGCAAATGTCATCGAAGTCGGCGCGCTGAATCGCCGGGACGACGGTACGGTTTTGGCCAGCACCGAGTTAGGTGCGATCCCCGTGGTTGCCGTCGTCGAACACGGTCCCGAAGGCCGGCTCGCTGTTGTGATCCGCCCCGAGGAAATCCAGCTCTCGACCCGATCCGATACCAGCCCGGAGTTTGCTACGCCTGTCAGCGTGACGATCAAACGCCAGCTGTTCCTTGGGAGCCGTAGCCTCATCACGGTGAGCTGCCCGAACCACCGTGAGCTTCTTGTCGAGTGCGTCCAATCCCAGATCCCACCACCGGGTCAGCCTTGTTGGATCACGTGGAGAAATTCTGCAGCGGTGCTTGTAGACAACTGA
- a CDS encoding acetyl/propionyl/methylcrotonyl-CoA carboxylase subunit alpha translates to MKKILIANRGEIALRIIRACCDAGYVSVAIASEADAAGLHARAADEVHILKGTSPLDTYLNQQAVLDIAMKSGADAIHPGYGFLSENELFAAAVEAAGLIWIGPSAQAISMLGDKVAARRIAKKVGAPLLPSIDDGSLTVENARSFVVEHGLPAIIKAQNGGGGRGMRIVRDVLEVETQLAAAQREATLAFGRPECFIERYAEHARHVETQCLADSHGNVIVLSTRDCTLQRRQQKLVEEAPAPFLSEAQVSQLTVASIGILKEAGYCGAATVEFLVTPDGNIYFLEVNTRVQVEHPVTEEITGVDIIRQMFKIAEGERLDLNPPAICRHSIEFRINAEDPWSGFCPVPGKIRALHLPAGPGVRVDFGYAENDTIPPYYDSLIGKLIITGSDRSEAIARARRALAEFHAEGIKTIVPLHRAILERGEFIAATAEEFKVYTRWIDSELAGLSESARQIQDANDSPGLVSAEAAMNVDAIEEDALETPTYRAGIRAPLSGMIMDLCVSEGEWVKAGDVVAIMESMKMEQSILSDVSGVISKINVEKGAFIEMDADIMGVD, encoded by the coding sequence GTGAAGAAAATTCTTATAGCCAACCGCGGTGAGATCGCCCTGCGGATCATCAGGGCTTGTTGCGACGCCGGCTATGTCTCAGTGGCTATTGCCTCAGAAGCAGACGCCGCCGGCCTCCATGCGCGAGCGGCCGATGAAGTACACATCCTCAAGGGCACCTCGCCCCTGGACACTTACCTGAATCAGCAGGCAGTTCTGGATATCGCCATGAAGTCCGGGGCAGATGCCATTCACCCCGGATATGGTTTCCTTTCCGAGAATGAATTGTTCGCCGCTGCGGTAGAGGCAGCAGGTCTTATCTGGATCGGCCCATCGGCCCAAGCCATTTCGATGCTGGGCGATAAAGTCGCAGCTCGCAGGATCGCTAAGAAAGTCGGTGCCCCGCTCCTCCCTTCAATCGACGACGGCTCCCTGACCGTGGAAAATGCCAGGTCCTTTGTCGTGGAACATGGCCTACCAGCCATCATCAAAGCCCAGAACGGCGGCGGCGGACGCGGGATGCGGATTGTTCGCGACGTCCTGGAAGTAGAAACCCAACTGGCAGCGGCCCAGCGCGAGGCGACCCTTGCATTCGGACGTCCCGAATGTTTCATCGAGCGGTATGCCGAACATGCACGGCACGTCGAGACCCAGTGCCTGGCCGATAGCCACGGCAACGTGATTGTACTTTCTACCCGTGACTGCACGCTGCAACGTCGCCAGCAGAAACTGGTAGAGGAAGCCCCCGCCCCGTTCTTGAGTGAAGCGCAAGTTTCCCAACTTACCGTGGCCTCGATCGGCATTCTCAAGGAAGCTGGTTATTGCGGCGCCGCGACCGTGGAGTTTCTGGTCACTCCAGACGGGAACATCTACTTCCTGGAAGTGAACACCCGCGTCCAGGTAGAACATCCGGTTACCGAGGAGATCACCGGCGTCGATATCATTCGCCAAATGTTCAAAATTGCCGAAGGTGAACGGCTGGACCTGAACCCCCCCGCGATTTGCAGACACTCCATTGAGTTTCGCATCAATGCCGAGGATCCATGGTCTGGCTTTTGCCCCGTCCCTGGCAAAATCAGAGCACTGCATCTCCCGGCCGGACCTGGTGTGCGCGTCGACTTTGGATACGCGGAAAACGATACGATCCCGCCCTATTACGACTCCCTGATTGGCAAGTTGATTATTACGGGTAGCGACCGATCCGAGGCAATTGCACGGGCCAGACGGGCATTGGCCGAGTTCCACGCCGAGGGCATCAAGACTATCGTCCCCCTTCATCGTGCAATCCTTGAACGAGGAGAATTCATTGCTGCCACGGCTGAAGAATTCAAGGTCTATACACGATGGATCGATTCCGAACTGGCTGGACTGTCTGAAAGTGCCCGGCAGATACAAGATGCAAACGACTCACCAGGATTGGTGTCCGCAGAGGCAGCAATGAATGTCGACGCCATTGAAGAAGACGCCCTGGAAACGCCGACCTATCGCGCAGGCATCCGGGCGCCCCTTTCAGGAATGATCATGGATCTTTGCGTGAGCGAAGGTGAATGGGT